From the genome of Paracidovorax avenae:
GTGGGAAAACACAAGGAGAACACGCAGGGCCGCGTCCTGGGGCACCGTGTCCTGACGCGGAGCGCGGCGTTGGCCGCGGCAGCCCTGGTGGCGGCCTGCGGCGGCGGATCGGGTGGTGGCGGCGTCTTCCAGGGCGAGCCGATGGAACTCACCATCCTGCACATCAACGACCACCACTCCACGCTGGAATCCAGGTCCAGGACCCTGCAGCTCTCCACGGGCGGCTCCGCGCCCGCCACCGTGGCCGTGGATGCCGGCGGCTTCCCGCGCGTCACCGCCGCCATGGAGGAACTCTCGAAGCGCTCGGCCAACGTGCTCAAGCTGCATGCGGGCGACGCCCTGACCGGCACCCTGTACTTCAACCGCGCCGGTGCCGACGGCGAGGCCGATGCGGCGATGATGAACACCGTCTGCTTCGATGCCTTCACCCTCGGCAACCACGAATTCGACAAGGGCGACACCGGCCTCAAGAACTTCCTGGACCTGCTGCGCAAAGGTAGCTGCAAGACGCCGGCCCTGAGCGCCAACGTGCGCTTCGGCGCCAGCTCCGCGCTCAACGCCGCCAAGGCCCCGGACGCCGTCCAGGCCTCCACCATCGTCGAGCGCGGCGGCCAGAAGATCGGCATCGTCGGCCTCACCATCGCCGGCAAGACCAAGGCCTCCTCCAGCCCTGACCCGGACACCACCTTCGAGGACGAAGCCACCGCCGCCCAGCGCGAGATCGACCGCCTGCGCGGCCAGGGCATCAACAAGATCGTGCTCATGAGCCACATCGGCTACGACGCCGACCGCCAGATCGTGCCCAAGCTTTCCGGCGTGGACGTGGTGGTGGGTGCCGATTCGCACACCCTGCTCGGCCCCGACGCGCTCAAGGCCACCGGCGTGGGCACGCCCGGCGGCGCTTACCCGACGCGCACCACCGACAAGGACGGCCGCACCGTCTGCATCGTCCAGGCCTGGGAATACGCCCAGGTGGTGGGCGAGCTGAAGGTGAACTTCGACGCCGACGGCAACGTCACCCAGTGCGCCGGCACCCCGCACGTGCTGATCGGCGACAACTTCACCCTCGGCGGCAAGGCCCCGACGGAGGCGGAAGCGAAAGCCCTGCAGGCCAGCGTGGCCGCCACCGGCTTCCTGCGCGTGACGCAGCCCTCCGCGGCGGCCACCGCCACCCTGCAGCCCTTCAAGGACCGCGTGTCCGTCTTCAACCGCACCCAGGTCGCCGTGGCGCCCGAAGAGCTGTGCTCCCGCCGCGTGCCCGGCGGCGCCGGCTCCACCGACTACAGCCGCTCCAGCGCCGCCTGCAACGCCGAAGGCAGCGTGAGCGCACGCGGTGGCGACATCCAGCAACTCGTCGCCCAGGCCTACCTCGACATGGCCAACGCCCGCTACGGCGGCGCCGACATCTCGCTGCAAAGCGGCGGCGGCGTGCGCATCCCCCTGCAGGGCACCGTCTCGGCCGCCCAGGTCATCCAGGTATTGCCCTTCGGCAACATGCTTTTCCGCCTGGACGTGACCGGCACGGAAGTGAAGGCCATGCTGGAAGACGGCATGGAAGCCGTCTTCGGCACCGGCGGCTCCACCGGCCCCTACCCCTACACCGGTGGCCTGCGCTTCGACGTGAACGCCGCAGCCGCGGCGGGGCAGCGCGTCTCCGGCATCGAGGTGCGCAACGCCGCCTCGGGCGCGTGGGAGCCGCTGAATGCGACCAAGACGTACAAGCTGTTCGTGCTGAGCTTCAACGCCACGGGCGGGGATGGGTACAAGACGCTGGCGGCCGTGCCTGCCGCGCGGAGGCTGGACATCGGGGTGCTGGATGCGGATGTGTTTTTCAGCTACATCGAAAAGCAGGGGAAGGATGGGGCGACCGGGTTGCCCACGCTCAAGCGGTTGCCGCGGGACCTGTACAGCACGAAGACGTTCCAGGGGCTTGGCGCAAAGTAAGAGGAGCACCGGGACGGAAGCTACGGATCACCGTTTTTTGAAGCGTCACCACCGAAGCAATACCGCAAGAACGCCTCGCCCCCCGCCCCCAGCGTCCGCTCCCGGTGCGTCACCACCGCCAGCGTGCGCGTCGCGCGGGGCAGCGCGGTCGGCAGTTCCAGCAGGTCGCCGCGGGCCAGGGCCGAGGCCACGCTGTGGCGGGGCAGCAGCGACAGCGTGTCCCCCGCGGCCACCAGGGCCTTGACCGCTTCGGGCGTTCCCAGCTCGAAATCGATCCGCACCTGCCCCAACTGCGCCAGCAGCCAGCGGTCGGCGGCCTCGCGGGTGCCGGAGCCGCGCTCGCGCAGGGCCCAGCGGGCGCCGCGCAGGGCAGCCCGGGTGGCCGACGGCTTCTGCGCGAGGGAATGGCCCGGCGCCGCCACGATCACCATCTCGTCGGCCATCCACTCACGCACCACCAGGTCGGCATGCGTCTGCGGCCCTTCGATGAAGCCGATGTCGGCGTCGAAGGCCGCCACGGCGGCCAGCACCCCGGTGGTGTTCGCGATCTGCAGTTGCACCGCGCTCTGGGGGTGCGACACCTTCCAGCGGGCCAGCAGGGGCGGCAGGATGTGTTCTCCGATGGTCATGCTGGCGGCCACCCGCAGGGGCGCGGCATGCCGGCCCTGGAAGAGGTGCTCCAGTTCACCGGCCGCTTCCACCAGGAACGCGGCCCGGGGCAGGAAGGCGCGGCCGTGCTCGTTGAGCACCAGGCGGCGCCCCACGCGGTCGAACAACGCCGCGCCCAGCAGCGACTCCAGTTCCACCAGCGCGCTGCTGGCAGCCGATTGCGAGCGGGCGATGCGCTCCGCGGCAGCCCGCGTGGAGCCGTCGTGCGCGGTCGCCAGGAACACTTCCAGGTGCCGCAGCGTCATGCGCAGCCGGTCCGGCCATTGACCTGATTTTTGGTTCATGGTGATCTGAATTATCTGTTTTTTGCTTTATGCGAAAAACATATGCTCATACGCCATGAAGACATATGGCACGCCCTCCGGTTTCTTCCCCCGCTGGCGCTGGTCCGGGCTCGGCCCCGCGACGGCCCGGGCGGCCGCTCTGTGGCCCGGCCTGCTGGTGTGTGCGGTCATCGCGCTCGCGGCCACGTTCATCGCGGAGCACCAGGGCGGCCCGCAGCTGCTCTACGCCCTGCTGATCGGGCTGGCCTGCAATTTCCTGGCCGGCGTGCCGCGGGTGGCGGCGGGGGTGGCGGCCTGCGCCCGCACGGGGCTGCGCTGCGGCGTCGCACTGCTCGGCGCCCGCATCACGGTGGGCCAGGTGGCCAGCCTGGGGGCGGCCACCGGCATCGGCATCGCCTGCTCGGTGGTGGCGACCATTCTTTTCGGGGTGTTCCTGGCCACCGTCATGCAGCGCCC
Proteins encoded in this window:
- a CDS encoding bifunctional UDP-sugar hydrolase/5'-nucleotidase, which codes for MMANVGKHKENTQGRVLGHRVLTRSAALAAAALVAACGGGSGGGGVFQGEPMELTILHINDHHSTLESRSRTLQLSTGGSAPATVAVDAGGFPRVTAAMEELSKRSANVLKLHAGDALTGTLYFNRAGADGEADAAMMNTVCFDAFTLGNHEFDKGDTGLKNFLDLLRKGSCKTPALSANVRFGASSALNAAKAPDAVQASTIVERGGQKIGIVGLTIAGKTKASSSPDPDTTFEDEATAAQREIDRLRGQGINKIVLMSHIGYDADRQIVPKLSGVDVVVGADSHTLLGPDALKATGVGTPGGAYPTRTTDKDGRTVCIVQAWEYAQVVGELKVNFDADGNVTQCAGTPHVLIGDNFTLGGKAPTEAEAKALQASVAATGFLRVTQPSAAATATLQPFKDRVSVFNRTQVAVAPEELCSRRVPGGAGSTDYSRSSAACNAEGSVSARGGDIQQLVAQAYLDMANARYGGADISLQSGGGVRIPLQGTVSAAQVIQVLPFGNMLFRLDVTGTEVKAMLEDGMEAVFGTGGSTGPYPYTGGLRFDVNAAAAAGQRVSGIEVRNAASGAWEPLNATKTYKLFVLSFNATGGDGYKTLAAVPAARRLDIGVLDADVFFSYIEKQGKDGATGLPTLKRLPRDLYSTKTFQGLGAK
- a CDS encoding LysR family transcriptional regulator, which translates into the protein MNQKSGQWPDRLRMTLRHLEVFLATAHDGSTRAAAERIARSQSAASSALVELESLLGAALFDRVGRRLVLNEHGRAFLPRAAFLVEAAGELEHLFQGRHAAPLRVAASMTIGEHILPPLLARWKVSHPQSAVQLQIANTTGVLAAVAAFDADIGFIEGPQTHADLVVREWMADEMVIVAAPGHSLAQKPSATRAALRGARWALRERGSGTREAADRWLLAQLGQVRIDFELGTPEAVKALVAAGDTLSLLPRHSVASALARGDLLELPTALPRATRTLAVVTHRERTLGAGGEAFLRYCFGGDASKNGDP